A stretch of the Malus domestica chromosome 08, GDT2T_hap1 genome encodes the following:
- the LOC103441548 gene encoding histone-lysine N-methyltransferase ASHH2 isoform X1, whose protein sequence is MACGNSILVEGLLCEHVTEQQMGSEILVQSVPEQPSCLEPLLDSDVQHASVPDGAPGLSRNDNVGCVSSGEVIESCKVDRDGLVGECENADDLELRSTLSGEWRLNRCCSTESQSNVDGSNSESDRTCLKEGGPQLEDGSAALVGDCEIPLEVICQTGSSGDGVQQDEQRDDKSFSSLYSKEVMEVTEEKGDIYLEIKNDICEPVSPLQGVEIPSEPAEMEACSSPHKEEKGFNILAGPSLEAAYKESVVSSGIEDDLCNRTSPARDVEMHSEVSFACDLVPNCDCKNEQMDDSGVSGLSSLSTERTTEVVEMKSNVDTCTQIFPSQGFERALEDLHMPDLLSSCAQQNDQISDKIIEGFLVERSIEILEKNSDVMTDVEAVILTQISPVKVDVHYSKEGPSEIASNCIIENSVSMQSCQTLGIAENSVSGLSTDMVVVMKSNINEILPPEGCQGAFEGSHVSDSPSVCTQENGLRNDKVIDFASSERVTEFLEQKSDATANMRFEIGTQISLMEEKVSNLKECSCGLSPYGIHEKSVSLKLFQSFDTVNNGSSESVDVPDKNDSPGNVDSSISFDRSGEKYHEGNDNVKVGCVSKPKYPDIVALSSRRSGRSRKTQTKRAPRKGRSTSKELQPLGSLETVFKAAGRKRSCLSKPARSSVWGLLGSVTQSFEESNRLEVSQGKNQGSQKRRSGQRSGQRNQSGAGGNSQGSRGTSSASTNRVRLKVKVGKEVCKSSLYITVSEVVDTSASTNSVKKGNGNEGNWRNATVGEDRTYLDAPVMDVDLANKDLESVVLTENSAEDVIDNFRGVPSHSVAVSSGGSVGTSFTDPGTSPDSEIINMVPDADVEARLQEDSHGNVLTSDKVFAASGDFKRGNKKHKVPHVEKCVWEGDKLYSASMNKEMQSEPDACRQSQDFFPSEILTSYTCANASSNSSSHKESSLEALRLSGETDHGISRDVLRVELGADNLDVGLGLPKSQSSKSKGLKPPKVRSRGCDSASKKGNAHRLTKNRKQSANKKKVMIKADGDQVSCKVESLPESGDHLADNNRKTDSVNDSECIGVPNLDMVPVDLDKHYLPPRNAWVLCDDCHKWRHIPAELADVIDEQKCTWTCKDNKDEAFADCSIPQEKSNSEINAELDISDASGDEDASGTRSKYKELECWRPTVSQQNVASIKTNQFLHRGRKTQNIDEIMVCHCKPPSDGQLGCGDDCLNRMLNIECVRGACPCRDLCSNQQFQKRRYAKLEKFRSGKKGFGLRLLEDIFKGHFLIEYVGEVLDTNAYEARQKEYAVKGHRHFYFMTLNGSEVIDACAKGNLGRFINHSCDPNCRTEKWMVNGEICIGLFALRDIKKGEEVTFDYNYVRVFGAAAKKCHCGSSVCRGYIGGDLLDSEVIVQDDSDEEYMEPMMIPEDAVSEDRSDNTLPANKVIDDSIIAIGELEYTTQREESVNRSDSLVSHIHAPLELKHSRQKLPSSVQPVEASQQTEDVASIPMPVIEQEIFGEGEPTEKSSNSFERLETTTTKVLTKSLSDGTDGDRKSKSGTIEAGQFPSKVRSNVKTSKSSSFVKKSKVKITPNGNKIQVTATKSHVLSIKPQRLTEGSVEEKLNELLDGEGGINKRKDSTKGYLKLLILTAVSGDSGSGEVIQSNRDLSMILDALLKTKSRMVLIDVINKNGLRMLHNVMKKYREDFKKIPILRKLLKVLEYLAMKQILTSDHITGGPPCAGMESFMESMLSLTEHEDRQVHQIARNFRDKWIPRPFRRHGYVDRIDSKMEFNRGSDCNRFSASHDNWRDQSGRSTEAIDSAKQSMVSTTSVSTGVQEVSSAPCMGGCPTSETKVRKRKSRWDQPADPDSSLLQNREQKSESGLSRQLAPSPSLVIGEMALHLERVSGEDGTCSSSVHGNCQQNDGTEMNLDDIPPGFDAPAISSMASSSLCPLKCAAPAVGHPQEKFVSHLPVSYGIPVSVMQQYGTLHAETVETWTVAPGIPFHPFPPLPSFPRQKKGPSPSHTVNHVAVSQPAEGKHDRCVPATSLSNESIPGTTGANQAEFSIPCANNQYTSKRPRGFSNDLGRRYFKQQKYWNNNNTKFGPPSSGDRNGLGCNGNHSGGGTNGVIGVGNVVNEHRSLYYANVNQHPQHH, encoded by the exons ATGGCTTGTGGAAATTCGATTTTAGTTGAGGGTCTTTTGTGTGAGCATGTCACCGAGCAGCAGATGGGCTCAGAGATCTTGGTGCAATCTGTTCCTGAGCAGCCATCCTGCTTAGAGCCTTTACTTGATTCTGATGTTCAACATGCCAGTGTACCAGATGGGGCTCCGGGATTGTCTAGGAATGACAATGTTGGTTGTGTGAGCTCTGGTGAGGTTATAGAGTCGTGCAAGGTTGATAGAGATGGTTTGGTGGGTGAGTGTGAGAATGCGGATGATTTGGAATTGCGAAGTACGTTGAGCGGAGAATGGAGGCTCAATAGGTGTTGCTCAACTGAGAGTCAGAGTAATGTTGATGGTTCCAATAGTGAAAGTGACCGGACGTGCTTGAAGGAAGGTGGGCCTCAACTTGAGGATGGATCTGCTGCTTTAGTTGGGGACTGTGAAATCCCTTTGGAAGTCATATGTCAGACTGGTTCATCAGGAGATGGTGTCCAACAGGATGAGCAGAGAGATGATAAGAGTTTTAGTTCTCTCTATTCTAAAGAGGTTATGGAAGTTACGGAAGAGAAAGGTGACATTTATCTTGAGATAAAAAATGATATCTGTGAACCAGTATCTCCTTTGCAGGGTGTTGAAATTCCCTCAGAACCAGCAGAAATGGAGGCTTGCAGTAGTCCCCATAAAGAAGAGAAGGGTTTCAACATCTTAGCTGGTCCCTCTTTGGAAGCTGCGTATAAGGAGAGTGTTGTTTCCAGTGGGATAGAAGATGATTTGTGCAACAGGACATCACCTGCACGAGATGTTGAAATGCATTCAGAAGTATCATTTGCATGTGATTTAGTGCCTAATTGTGACTGTAAGAATGAGCAGATGGATGATAGTGGTGTTAGTGGTCTGAGCAGCCTCTCTACTGAAAGAACTACAGAGGTTGTTGAGATGAAAAGTAATGTTGATACATGCACTCAAATATTTCCTTCGCAAGGTTTTGAGAGGGCCTTGGAAGATTTACATATGCCTGATTTACTGAGTAGTTGTGCCCAACAGAATGATCAGATTAGTGATAAAATTATTGAAGGTTTCTTGGTAGAAAGGTCTATAGAGATTCTGGAAAAAAACAGTGATGTTATGACAGATGTAGAGGCTGTAATTCTCACGCAAATATCTCCTGTAAAAGTTGATGTCCACTATTCTAAGGAAGGTCCCTCCGAAATAGCTTCCAACTGCATTATTGAGAACTCTGTTTCTATGCAGTCATGTCAAACCTTAGGGATTGCCGAGAACAGTGTCAGTGGGCTCTCTACTGATATGGTGGTTGTTATGAAAAGCAATATTAATGAAATATTGCCTCCAGAGGGTTGTCAGGGGGCCTTTGAAGGTTCACATGTGTCAGATTCACCGAGTGTTTGCACTCAAGAGAATGGTCTGAGGAACGATAAGGTTATTGATTTTGCGTCTTCTGAAAGGGTAACAGAATTTTTGGAACAGAAAAGTGATGCTACAGCCAACATGAGGTTTGAAATTGGCACCCAGATATCACTAATGGAGGAAAAGGTCTccaatctgaaggaatgttcttGTGGACTATCCCCCTACGGTATTCATGAGAAGTCTGTTTCTCTGAAATTGTTTCAATCTTTTGATACTGTCAACAATGGCTCTTCTGAGAGTGTGGATGTGCCAGATAAGAATGATTCCCCTGGTAATGTTGATTCAAGCATTTCATTTGACCGTTCTGGAGAGAAATACCATGAAGGAAATGATAATGTCAAAGTTGGTTGTGTTTCTAAACCCAAATATCCTGACATTGTAGCATTGTCTTCTCGAAGGAGTGGCCGAAGTCGCAAGACTCAGACAAAAAGGGCCCCAAGGAAAGGCAGAAGCACATCTAAAGAGTTGCAACCACTTGGAAGCCTTGAAACTGTCTTCAAGGCTGCTGGAAGGAAGAGAAGCTGCCTTTCCAAACCAGCTCGTTCTTCTGTATGGGGATTATTAGGGAGTGTAACACAATCTTTTGAAGAGAGTAACAGGCTTGAGGTCAGTCAAGGTAAGAATCAAGGATCACAGAAACGAAGGAGTGGACAAAGAAGTGGACAACGGAATCAGAGTGGTGCTGGTGGAAATTCACAAGGGTCTAGGGGTACAAGCAGTGCTTCAACTAATCGTGTTCGCTTGAAGGTTAAAGTGGGGAAAGAAGTGTGTAAAAGTTCTCTCTACATCACAGTATCTGAGGTTGTTGATACCTCAGCATCAACAAATTCTGTTAAAAAAGGGAATGGCAATGAGGGTAATTGGAGAAATGCGACTGTTGGGGAGGATAGAACTTATCTGGATGCTCCTGTTATGGATGTTGATCTGGCTAATAAGGACTTGGAGAGTGTTGTTCTCACAGAGAATTCAGCTGAAGATGTTATTGATAATTTTCGTGGGGTTCCATCTCATTCAGTTGCTGTATCTTCAGGAGGATCAGTTGGGACTAGCTTTACAGATCCTGGAACTTCACCTGATTCAGAAATTATCAATATGGTTCCAGATGCAGATGTTGAGGCAAGACTGCAAGAAGATTCTCATGGTAATGTTTTAACTTCTGACAAGGTTTTTGCTGCTTCTGGAGACTTTAAGAGAGGAAATAAGAAGCATAAAGTCCCTCATGTGGAAAAATGTGTTTGGGAAGGTGATAAACTGTATTCAGCAAGCATGAATAAAGAAATGCAATCAGAACCAGATGCGTGCAGGCAAAGTCAGGATTTTTTCCCTAGTGAGATACTCACTTCATACACCTGTGCAAATGCTTCAAGCAACTCATCAAGTCATAAGGAATCATCTTTGGAAGCACTGCGCTTGTCAGGAGAAACTGACCATGGAATTTCTAGAGATGTTCTTAGAGTGGAACTGGGTGCAGATAATCTTGATGTGGGCTTAGGATTACCAAAATCACAATCCTCAAAATCTAAGGGACTGAAGCCTCCCAAGGTCAGGTCCAGAGGCTGTGACTCAGCAAGCAAGAAGGGTAATGCTCATAGACTGACCAAAAACCGGAAACAGTCTGCTAACAAGAAGAAAGTCATGATAAAGGCTGATGGGGATCAGGTTTCATGCAAAGTGGAAAGTCTCCCAGAATCAG GAGATCACTTAGCGGACAACAATAGGAAAACTGACTCTGTTAATGATTCTGAATGCATAGGTGTTCCTAACTTGGACATGGTGCCTGTTGACTTAGATAAGCATTATTTACCACCACGTAATGCTTGGGTGCTCTGTGATGATTGTCATAAATGGAGGCATATACCAGCTGAACTTGCAGATGTTATAGATGAACAAAAGTGCACATG GACCTGTAAAGATAACAAGGATGAAGCCTTTGCTGATTGCTCAATCCCTCAAGAGAAATCGAATTCTGAGATTAACGCAGAGTTGGATATATCAGATGCCTCAGGTGATGAAGATGCATCTGGCACCCGATCAAAGTACAAAGAATTGGAATGTTGGCGTCCAACAG TTTCTCAACAGAATGTTGCAAGCATAAAAACTAATCAGTTCCTTCACCGTGGCCGTAAAACTCAGAATATTGACGAG ATAATGGTTTGCCATTGCAAACCACCTTCAGATGGCCAGTTGGGTTGCGGAGATGATTGCCTGAATCGAATGCTTAATATTGAATGTGTTCGAGGAGCCTGTCCATGTAGAGACCTTTGTTCAAATCAGCAG TTCCAAAAACGCCGATATGCCAAACTAGAGAAGTTTCGAAGTGGAAAGAAGGGTTTCGGGCTCAGGTTGCTTGAGGATATATTTAAAGGGCATTTTCTTATTGAATATGTTGGAGAG GTGCTTGATACAAATGCTTATGAGGCACGACAAAAAGAGTATGCTGTGAAGGGTCACAGACATTTCTACTTCATGACATTGAATGGCAGTGAG GTAATAGATGCATGTGCAAAGGGAAATTTGGGGCGTTTCATTAACCATAGTTGTGATCCTAATTGTCGCACAGAAAAG TGGATGGTGAATGGAGAGATTTGTATAGGACTATTTGCATTGAGAGATATAAAGAAG GGTGAAGAGGTTACATTTGACTACAACTATGTAAGGGTTTTCGGAGCTGCTGCCAAAAAATGTCATTGTGGTTCATCTGTATGTCGGGGTTACATAGGTGGTGATCTTCTTGATAGTGAAGTCATTGTTCAAGATGATTCAGATGAAGAATATATGGAGCCCATGATGATTCCAGAAGATGCTGTATCTGAAGATAGGTCTGACAATACGTTGCCTGCAAATAAAGTAATTGATGATTCAATAATTGCTATTGGGGAATTGGAGTATACCACACAAAGAGAGGAGTCTGTGAATCGATCTGATTCACTTGTTTCTCACATACACGCTCCATTGGAATTGAAGCACTCAAGACAGAAATTACCATCTTCTGTCCAACCAGTTGAAGCTTCCCAACAAACAGAAGATGTAGCTAGTATACCCATGCCTGTTATTGAACAGGAAATTTTTGGAGAAGGGGAGCCTACAGAAAAATCCTCAAACTCCTTTGAAAGACTAGAGACTACTACGACAAAAGTGCTTACCAAATCATTATCTGATGGGACTGACGGTGACAGGAAGTCCAAGTCTGGTACTATTGAAGCTGGACAGTTTCCTTCCAAAGTGCGTTCTAATGTGAAAACTTCCAAATCATCAAGTTTTGTGAAGAAAAGCAAAGTGAAGATTACCCCAAATGGTAACAAAATTCAAGTGACAGCTACCAAATCTCACGTGCTATCTATCAAGCCTCAACGATTAACAGAAGGCTCAG TTGAGGAGAAGCTTAACGAGCTGTTGGATGGCGAAGGAGGGATAAATAAACGGAAA GATTCCACTAAAGGCTACTTGAAGCTTCTGATCCTTACTGCAGTATCAGGTGATAGTGGCAGTGGGGAAGTAATTCAGAG CAATCGAGATCTTTCTATGATCCTTGATGCACTTTTGAAAACAAAGTCACGGATGGTTTTGATTGatgtaataaataaaaacg gTTTGAGAATGCTACACAACGTAATGAAAAAATACAGAGAAGACTTCAAAAAGATACCAATCCTCCGGAAGCTTCTGAAG GTCCTAGAGTATTTAGCTATGAAGCAGATACTTACATCGGATCATATTACTGGAGGTCCTCCCTGTGCTGGAATGGAGAG CTTTATGGAGTCAATGCTGTCACTGACAGAACACGAAGACAGACAG GTCCACCAAATAGCACGGAATTTTCGAGACAAGTGGATTCCCAGACCTTTCAGAAGACATGGCTATGTAGACAGGATTGATAGCAAGATGGAATTTAACAGAGGTTCAGACTGCAATAGATTTTCTGCATCACATGATAATTGGCGTGATCAAAGTGGAAGGTCTACTGAAGCTATAGATAGTGCCAAACAATCAATGGTCTCAACAACTTCTGTGAGTACAGGTGTCCAGGAGGTCTCTTCCGCACCTTGTATGGGTGGTTGCCCTACCAGTGAGACAAAAGTTCGCAAGCGTAAAAGCCGATGGGATCAACCTGCAGACCCAGATTCAAGTTTACTTCAGAACAGAGAACAGAAGAGTGAGTCTGGATTGAGTAGACAGTTGGCACCTAGTCCATCTCTGGTGATAGGTGAAATGGCATTGCATCTGGAGAGGGTGAGTGGAGAAGATGGAACTTGTTCCAGCAGTGTGCATGGTAACTGTCAGCAAAATGATGGAACAGAGATGAACCTTGACGATATTCCTCCTGGGTTTGATGCCCCTGCGATTTCATCTATGGCTTCGTCATCACTTTGTCCTTTGAAGTGTGCTGCCCCAGCGGTAGGGCATCCACAGGAGAAATTTGTTTCTCACTTACCCGTCTCATACGGAATTCCCGTGTCTGTCATGCAGCAATATGGGACACTACATGCTGAAACTGTAGAGACTTGGACTGTTGCTCCTGGGATACCTTTTCATCCTTTTCCACCATTGCCCTCGTTTCCCCGTCAGAAGAAGGGCCCTTCACCTTCTCATACCGTCAATCATGTGGCAGTTAGTCAACCTGCAGAAGGAAAACATGACAGGTGCGTTCCTGCAACATCTCTCTCTAATGAAAGCATTCCTGGCACAACAGGTGCCAATCAGGCAGAGTTTAGCATTCCATGTGCAAACAACCAATATACATCTAAGCGGCCGAGAGGATTCTCAAATGATTTGGGAAGGAGATACTTTAAGCAGCAGAAGTACtggaataataataatacaaaatttgGACCGCCATCTTCCGGCGACAGAAATGGGTTGGGGTGCAACGGAAACCACTCTGGTGGTGGAACAAACGGCGTCATAGGTGTAGGAAATGTAGTAAATGAGCATAGGAGTTTATATTATGCCAATGTCAATCAGCATCCACAACACCATTAA